Below is a genomic region from Sinobacterium norvegicum.
GCGCAAAAAACACGACTAGAAATTTACAAAAGTAAAACCCTGCAGCTGAATGATTTACTCAAAACCTTGGCAGGTTCCCAGTTAAGAGATCTGGCACTCTGGCAACAGGCCAAACAATACTATCGCGAGCTGATCAAGCATCACATCAATTATGAAATTGCCGAGAGCTTTTTTAACTCCACCTTCTGCTCCATCTTCGAACATCACAATATCAACAATGATTTAGCCTTTGTTTTAAGTTCGAAAATGGCCGCCGACCCCAGCCTCGACTTTCCGATATACCGCACCTACCATACCCATCAAAATATCAATAAGTTAATTCGCGATATCATTGCCGAGTTTGAGTTCAACGTCGACTATGAAAACCTCGACCGCGATATTCGAACCGCCACCGTCATCGCCGTCAAAGCCATCACCCCTAAAATTAAGGGCGATATGGTTAATATACGAGTCGACGTGCTCAAGCCAGTGTTTTATCGCAACAAAGGCGCTTACCTCGTCGGCAGAATTTTCAATGACGACACGCCTCCACTGCCGTTTGTCATCCCCATCATCAACAAACCCGGGCAGGGGCTCTGTATTGACACACTTATTTTTGAGCCGGACGAAGTCAGTATCATCTTCAGCTTTACCCGCTGGTATTTCATGGTCGACTCTCAAGTGCCGTCGCAAATAGTCAGTTTTTTACATGGTTTGATACCCAGCAAGCCGATTTCTGAGCTATATAGCTGCATTGGCTTTAGAAAGCATGCTAAAACACAGTTCTTCCGTGATTTTCTCGATAATATCGAGCACTCCAACGACCAGCTGATTATTGCACCCGGTATCAAGGGCATGGTCATGACAGTATTTACTCTGCCATCACTCGATATAGTCTTTAAGCTGATTAAGGACAAGTTCGCCCCGCCCAAACAAGTTACCCGAGAGATAGTGAAACAGAAATACCGATTGGTTACCCATCACGACCGTGTTGGGCGAATGGCTGACACGCAAGAGTTCAAACACTTCCGCATCCCTAAGAGCTTGTTCACCCAAGAGCTATTGGATGAACTTTATCAGGTCGCCCCCTCGTTACTCCAAGAGAAGGGTAGCGACATCATCATTAAGCATCTGTATATCGAACGTCGCATGACACCGCTTAATATCTACCTCAGCACTGCCACTGACGATGAAATATGGCAGGTAATGGATGAATACGGCAATGCGATTAAGCAACTTGCAGCCGCCAATATTTTTCCCGGCGATATGCTGCTGAAGAACTTCGGCGTCACACGTCACGGTCGCGTGGTGTTTTATGATTACGATGAAATCTGCTTTATCACCGAGTGTAATTTCCGCAAAATCCCAGAACCTCAGACGCCGGAACAGGAGATGGCCTCGACACCTTGGTACTCCGTCGATGACTTTGATATTTTTCCGGAAGAATTTGGCCTTTTCTTCGCCGGCAACCGCAAAGCACGCAAAGCCTTTGACCAGCTCCATGCCGACCTCTATACCCCTGAGTACTGGCTAAGCCTGCAGCGCAATATAGAACAAGGTCAAATTATGGATGTATTTCCCTATCGAAGAAACCGGCGCTTTTCACACTGATAACCTCTGGCACGCACAAACCTGTTGATTTTCAGCGTTTACTTATTGAGCAATAGTAGGAGCGTTAGCACTGACCGGCACTGGCGAGGGTTATCTCACTTCCATCACCAGACTTATCCACAGAATCTGTGGAGTGTTTAACGATAGTGGCTGCCTGACGGCTTAATTGCCTCCGCAATTAGCCACAGGCTGAGGCAAACTGTTATATTAAATCATCAAAACGCTCAGGGTAGAAAACTAACAATGACAACGTCTCCTCAACGAT
It encodes:
- the aceK gene encoding bifunctional isocitrate dehydrogenase kinase/phosphatase, with the translated sequence MATSVYLARSILNSFEAMFADFQNITLGAKARFEQADWQAVHDAQKTRLEIYKSKTLQLNDLLKTLAGSQLRDLALWQQAKQYYRELIKHHINYEIAESFFNSTFCSIFEHHNINNDLAFVLSSKMAADPSLDFPIYRTYHTHQNINKLIRDIIAEFEFNVDYENLDRDIRTATVIAVKAITPKIKGDMVNIRVDVLKPVFYRNKGAYLVGRIFNDDTPPLPFVIPIINKPGQGLCIDTLIFEPDEVSIIFSFTRWYFMVDSQVPSQIVSFLHGLIPSKPISELYSCIGFRKHAKTQFFRDFLDNIEHSNDQLIIAPGIKGMVMTVFTLPSLDIVFKLIKDKFAPPKQVTREIVKQKYRLVTHHDRVGRMADTQEFKHFRIPKSLFTQELLDELYQVAPSLLQEKGSDIIIKHLYIERRMTPLNIYLSTATDDEIWQVMDEYGNAIKQLAAANIFPGDMLLKNFGVTRHGRVVFYDYDEICFITECNFRKIPEPQTPEQEMASTPWYSVDDFDIFPEEFGLFFAGNRKARKAFDQLHADLYTPEYWLSLQRNIEQGQIMDVFPYRRNRRFSH